The genomic window GATTATTTGTATCATATATTGTTTTCATACAAGCATTGTACACGATTTATGACTGAATAACAATAGATTAAATAATCCAATGATTATATTCAATTCATCCCCGTCTTAGAGAACGGGGTTTTCTTGAATAGGTTTGATAAAAATGCACCTGACTGAGATGTGATTCTTTCATTACTTTTTTTACTTTTAACACAAATGATTTTTTTTAAGTCACTAGGTTCTATCTGACCTTCAAAAAAAGGCTTTTCATCTCTAATGAAGTGAACCAATCTTTTAATTACAGGTTGTTCATTAAATTCATGTTTCTCTAATCCAGTATTAATCTTATTTTGTTCATGCTTTGGCAACTTGGCCAAATTAGCTAAACAACTTGCTGTATCAGAATCATAATATTTAATTTCTTCTTTTTGAATCCTAAAAAAAACAACTTCACCATCACTACCTATACTGGATTTACATGTAAAATAAAGAGCTATCAATGGGTTGGATGTTATATCTAACAATCTTGTTGGTAACGAATAGTGCTGCATACGAACAAGTCTATCAAGAGTATAAGAATCAGATAAAAAATCCGAGGAGTTAGAGACAATCAATTCACGATACAATATATCTTCTTTCTCTAAGTATAAATAATTTCCAAGTTCATCTTTTCTAAATAATGATGGTTCTAATTTGTACTTTTGCTTATCAGAGTGCCCCCTATAAAAAACTTCATGTATGTGAGTATCGTGCTGAAAACTAAAAACTTTATTAATAAATTCTTTTACTGAGCTAGCATGCTGTTGAGCATCTTTTGCTTTTGGAAGGGGAACGCTTTCTTCACTTATAGATATGCTGGCTGGAATTATCTCACCTAATACACTATAGAGGTCAGCATCTTTGACTGCCCAATGTGTACGATTCATCTCCCATGCTCTAATATCTAGAGCTTGCCTATATTGTTCTATCTCAGAAAACTTTTTAGAAGTTATTTTTTCATCAAATTCATACTTGATTTCCAAAGCATCTGTTTGTCTCTTGATGGATGTTATCTTACCTATTTTGAATTCTGAGTCAGCACCTTCATATGCAAAAATACATGGATAACTTTTTAAAGCTTCAAGATTATCTTCATCTAAAACTTGAAAATGTTCAGCAATCTCTTCAACTGTGTATTCTAAAAACCTATTTCTAAAAAATCTATAGGATGTAGCTTCCCATGCATCATCTTCTCCCGTAACCAATAAATTATACATACTGACCTTTTTATCTGAAGCAAAATCAGTATTAATATCAAAACTGCGTTTATCTTTTTTCAAATACTGTTTAGAATCTTTATCAATTTTTCCATTTTTATATGGTTTGTAGAAAGTAAAATGAGTAAAAAATATCCCAGGAGACATCTCAGTCAAAAAGCTTTCATTTTTAGTTAAATTTTCAACAATCACATTAAAATGACTGTTGGAAAAACTTTCATAATCAAGCTTTAAATTAATAGGCATTGTAAACATAAAAGTATCTTCTGGATTATTTTTCATAAACTCAGGAATAATACTTTTAGATTTTGCCATATTAATTTATCTACTCTATTCTCAAACTATTTTGTACATATTATCAATCTTTATTGTTGATTCTCAAACTTTTTTGCTTTTGACACCTGTAGTATTTTAGAATCTGCCATTGCTGTAATATCAATAACTTTTCTCTCAAGCGCTATTAAATTTTGATGATCTTCAGTGAGTATTTTAATCTTATGCATTAGTTCTCCCGGTGAACCAGATAGAACTAATGCAATCATTGCATCCATGCTCGTAATATGTCATCGTGTTGTGAATACACGGGAATTATTTTATATTTTTTGCCGCTTATATCACGTAAGTTTTTGACAGAATGTAAAAAATAAATAGAGTTGATTTCATTAGAAAAACGAAACAAAAATAACAATTGGGTTGATGTCTTGCAATAATTTTATTGTACCTTTAATGTTAGAGGTCTTAGAGAATTTAAATATATCTGGGCTAAATCTAAATGAGTTTACAATCTCTTTTAGCATAATCTCATTTTTATATATGATGTGTATTTGAATTTTTTTTTCTATAGTAATATATGGCTAGACCTGTTCATTGTTTTTCTCTTTATATTGGGGTTTAATAGAAAAATATTGTAGCACAAAAAGAATATATTAATCAATTTTTAAGTAGTTAGTTATAAAGTGAAACGACAATAAAGAATATGTATTTATTTATTCTTAGTTGATTTTTTGCTAGAATTATGTAGAATGTCAGAGTAATAAATTAAAAAAGGCATATGGTTATGATTAGTAATGCAAGTATAAGAGATGAAATAAGTAAACTAAATATTTCGAAGAGTGATGCAGCTCTGCTTCTTAATGTAACAAAAAAGAAACTACCGGCAATAGAGAATGATTATACTTCTTATGTTGAAAAAGCAGAAGCAGAGTTCGAATTGGCAAGAAAAAGATTTGAAAGAGCGAAAGAAGATGCCGAGAAGAAATCAATAAAAAAAGCTGTTAACTCTTCATTGAATTTTTTAAATATTCAAATAGAAGATACGAAAGATATGGGCGAAGCAGTTACAGATAATTTCTAGTTTCTGCTCGTCGTTACTACACATTTTAATCCGCAATATTCATTCATTTTATTGTTTATATATTCAGAAGAAGACTTGTTTATATATTTATTTTTTAAAACTACAAACACGGTGTAATTGTTATAATCTATCTTTACAGAACTGTAAGTAAAAGAATTTTCAATAAAACTATTTAGTTTTTTAAGTATTACGTTGAGATATAGCTTGATTATATTTGCAGATTTATTTTTGACTTCGACATAAAATTTTCCGTCTTTATGGATTACGTTTGGAGAGTCTGGAACTGAAACGAAAAAGAATATATCAGCTTGATTGTAATTTAT from Pseudomonadota bacterium includes these protein-coding regions:
- a CDS encoding FRG domain-containing protein — encoded protein: MYNLLVTGEDDAWEATSYRFFRNRFLEYTVEEIAEHFQVLDEDNLEALKSYPCIFAYEGADSEFKIGKITSIKRQTDALEIKYEFDEKITSKKFSEIEQYRQALDIRAWEMNRTHWAVKDADLYSVLGEIIPASISISEESVPLPKAKDAQQHASSVKEFINKVFSFQHDTHIHEVFYRGHSDKQKYKLEPSLFRKDELGNYLYLEKEDILYRELIVSNSSDFLSDSYTLDRLVRMQHYSLPTRLLDITSNPLIALYFTCKSSIGSDGEVVFFRIQKEEIKYYDSDTASCLANLAKLPKHEQNKINTGLEKHEFNEQPVIKRLVHFIRDEKPFFEGQIEPSDLKKIICVKSKKSNERITSQSGAFLSNLFKKTPFSKTGMN